The Bacteroidia bacterium genome contains the following window.
CATCTATGCGAGTAGCTGTGGAAGTTTCACTATGAGTTAAGCACAGCACTTGAATACTTGGATCTTTCTCTAATGCAGCAATTATATCGCTTACTTTGGGATAATCTCCCCAAGCATAATTCAAAATTGTGTAATCAAAGCTATAAGCGGCGGCAATTTCTGCCCATCTTTGGCTGAACTTTCCAAAGGTTGGAATAAGCAGCTTTTTGCTAAGGGGCAGGTTAGCTACCAACAGTTCCATGGCGTTGGTGCCGCTTCCTGTAATGCATAAAATTCTATGTTCTTTTGAAGCTAAAAAGTACTTTCTAAGCAAGTCAGTGGTTTCTGAATATAGTTCCTTGAACTTTTCGGAACGGTGGTATAAAAGGGGCTGTTGGAGTACCTGTGTAATAAAATCAGGTATAGGTGTAGGTCCGGGGGTTAAGCTAATCATCCCTCAAAGATAAGGAACTTGCGTAAAAGTTACTGTTTGATTTGCAAGGCTACAATACTTCTATCTTGTACAGTAACATTCTGTCCATTTGAAGCGGCCATCAAGTTTTGATATACAACCCTGTAATAGTAAGTACCTGGTGCTAAATTCAAATCAGGATATATAATAGTGGATGTGCTGGTTCCTGAACCTAAATTTGGGGGTGAACCTGTGGTAATTCCACTTGCAAAGCCATCTTCTATTTTGTACAGGTTTACGCCATTAGTAGCAAAGTTATCCGTGGAACGTTGTAACCAAAGTGCATACCGATTAGAGGGAGTAAGAGTAGCATTGTTTGTTGTTTTAAGAGTGATATTAGCAAAAATAATTACTCCACTGTTGTTTACGCCGCTACCATCCTGGATATTAACCATGATGTTTGTACCTTGTATAACTTCTGCTTGCCCGATGCTATTAGGTAAAGTTTGAAAATAGCTCATGTTGCATACTGCACAAGATTGAGTTTGGTTCCCGCCTGTATTATATCCAGGTAGCCAGTTAGTAGCTGCGGAAGCAGGACCTGTAGCAGGTACAGTTACTAAGGTGGCGTTAGCGTCATCTACATCATTTGAACCAATAGAAGTAACTGCTCCTACAATACTTTGATTGATGAAATCACCCTGAAATAAAATGCTTCCTCCGCTTACTTGCAGTCGGTTTGTACCTGGATTGTTTGTACCAATTCCTACGTTACCTTGAATAATTGCGCCGTCAGGAGGTGCGGCAAAAGTGCCTGAATATCCTGTACCTACAACCAAGTTTCCATTGACGTCTAGCTTGCTCAACGGCATAGCTTGTCCTATCCCTACGTTTTGCGCTTCTGTTAGTGCGCTCAATCTTAATGTTAGTCCTATTAGCAGTAAGTATTTTGATGCTTTCATAATGTAAAAACTTTCCTGTTTCATAAAACAAAAGTAAGTTATTTTTAGTTCAAAAGCAAATCTTAAGTTAAAAAAATGTGAATTATTACTATGCAGATACTTCATTAAGTCTATTTTTTCGACAATTATGCGAAGGTTAAGTTTTTTGGGCGTGCCCTTGCCCACACTTCGCTTGCGCTGGTGTGGGCAAGGTCGGCGTGCTACGGGCTACGCTATCGCTTCGGTGCTACGCTTCGCTCCGCACCGTGCTGACGCACGCCCTTCGCATGCCTCACGCAAGGGATCTCTGAAATAATCGTTTCTCTGTTTCTTATGCAAAGTTTTAGCTTGTAAGTGGTTGTACTTCAAGCTTAAACAAGGTAAAGACATGATTGCAAAGGTCAATTGCGTGAGGGGCATGAAGCATGCCCGTAAGGGCAGTACGAAGCGCAGCGAAGTACCGAAGCGTTAGCGCAGTGCGGAATGCCCCGACCCTTGCGTAGCAAGGGGCACGCCCAAAAAAAATAAAATCACTTTTTAGACTTCATTTTTCAAAAACAAAAAATATAAGCAAACCTTTCATGAAGGTTTGTGGATATCGTTTTCATAATCTTTTAAGCATCAATTTTAGCATATTTAGCATTTTGTTCTATAAACTCTCTGCGAGGGGCTACGTCATCGCCCATAAGCATTGAAAAAACATGGTCTGCTTCGGCTGCACTATCTATCGTAACTTGCAATAAGCTGCGTTTTTCAGGATTCATAGTGGTTTCCCAAAGCTGCTCAGGATTCATTTCACCCAAACCTTTGTAACGCTGCACAACAATACTTTTATCATTTTCGCCATCGTTAGACAAACGCTTAATAACTTCGTCGCGTTGTTCGTCAGTCCAGCAGTATTCTTCTATTTTGCCTTTTTTAACTAAATACAAAGGAGGTTGAGCAATATAAATATGTCCTTTTTCTATCAAGTCTTTCATGTATCGGTAGAAAAAGGTGAGAATAAGAGTGCGAATATGGCTACCATCTACATCCGCATCCGTCATGATAATGATTTTGTGATAACGGAGTTTATCATAGTTGTAATCTTCGTTTGTGGAAACACCTGTTCCTATGGCTGTAATGATATTTTTAACCTCTTCTGAATCATAAATTTTTGCAGGGTGGGCTTTTTCCACATTGAGAATTTTACCTCGTAAGGGCAAAATAGCTTGAAAATGTCGGTTTCTGCCTTGTTTAGCGCTACCGCCTGCACTATCGCCTTCTACAAGATAAAGTTCGCACTCCGCAGGGTTATTACTAGAACAATCTGCTAATTTACCAGGTAGCCCTGAACTTGTTAAAGCATTTTTGCGTTGTACCATTTCGCGTGCTTTGCGGGCGGCTTCTCTTGCTTCGGCAGCACGAAGCACTTTTTCTACAATTAACCTAGCTACTTTGGGATTTTCTTCTAAATACTCTGCTAATTTTTCTGCAACAATACTTTCTACAATTCCTGCTACATCAGAGTTGCCTAATTTGGTTTTAGTTTGTCCTTCAAATTGAGGTTCAGCTACCTTGATAGATAAAACAGCTGTCAAGCCCTCTCTAAAATCATCTCCTATAATTTCAACTTTGCTTTTGCCTAAAAGATTGTTTTTCTCGGCGTACGTTTTCAAAGTACGCGTCAAAGCTTTTCTAAAACCTGTAATGTGTGTGCCGCCTTCATGCGTGTTGATATTGTTGACATAAGAATGTACATTTTCATTGTAGGAATTATTGTATTGCATAGCTAGCTGCACAGGGACGCCATTTTTTTCACCTTCAATGTAGATAGGTTCAGGATTGATGGGTTCTCGGTTATTATCCAAGTACTTGACAAATTCGGTCAAGCCATGTTCAGAGTAGAAAGTTTCTTGGATATTATCTCGCTCATCTTTAAGGTGAATAGTCAGTCCTTTGTTCAAGTAAGCTAGTTCTCGTATGCGTGAAGCCAAAGTGTCGTACTTATACTCATGAACGCTGAATATAGACCTATCAGGTTCAAAATAGACTTCTGTGCCGCGTTTATCGGTTTTGCCTATTTCTACTACTTCACTGATAGGTACTCCGCAGCGATATTCTTGTTGTTTAATTACTCCATCGCGGAATACTCGCACTCTTAGATAGCTACTCAATGCGT
Protein-coding sequences here:
- the gyrB gene encoding DNA topoisomerase (ATP-hydrolyzing) subunit B; the encoded protein is MVTETNTYSASNIQVLEGLEAVRKRPSMYIGDTNFRGLHHLVYEVLDNSVDEALAGYCNEIHVTIHSNNAITVLDNGRGIPTDIHPTEGKSALEVVMTVLHAGSKFDKGTYKISGGLHGVGVSCVNALSSYLRVRVFRDGVIKQQEYRCGVPISEVVEIGKTDKRGTEVYFEPDRSIFSVHEYKYDTLASRIRELAYLNKGLTIHLKDERDNIQETFYSEHGLTEFVKYLDNNREPINPEPIYIEGEKNGVPVQLAMQYNNSYNENVHSYVNNINTHEGGTHITGFRKALTRTLKTYAEKNNLLGKSKVEIIGDDFREGLTAVLSIKVAEPQFEGQTKTKLGNSDVAGIVESIVAEKLAEYLEENPKVARLIVEKVLRAAEAREAARKAREMVQRKNALTSSGLPGKLADCSSNNPAECELYLVEGDSAGGSAKQGRNRHFQAILPLRGKILNVEKAHPAKIYDSEEVKNIITAIGTGVSTNEDYNYDKLRYHKIIIMTDADVDGSHIRTLILTFFYRYMKDLIEKGHIYIAQPPLYLVKKGKIEEYCWTDEQRDEVIKRLSNDGENDKSIVVQRYKGLGEMNPEQLWETTMNPEKRSLLQVTIDSAAEADHVFSMLMGDDVAPRREFIEQNAKYAKIDA